In Trichomycterus rosablanca isolate fTriRos1 chromosome 20, fTriRos1.hap1, whole genome shotgun sequence, one DNA window encodes the following:
- the tmem59 gene encoding transmembrane protein 59, which yields MRMIPVLVFCMSVCWCCSASVFDGVLSSSDSCVQSCSQTFSLHTEPSEDELYACKRGCRLFSICQFVVETENLNQTQSECESACAEAYNGEEEQYACSLGCQNQLPFAQQQQEQLLAMMPRIHLLYPLTLVREMWVDMMNQAQEVFSSSLTVYLQADDGKMVVFQSEPQVHLITLRDELKDESLLAEGRSEPVYREYSSSLVQERLGVVAHDQSNFENQNDLFSCLSRSPWLPGWILTTTLIFSVLVFVWICCATVATAAHQYHPVQKLSFNGDLEFMKEQKLIPYSQSSLLVVTSLGTDDEAGPLPSKIKLNEM from the exons ATGAGGATGATACCGGTGTTGGTGTTCTGTATGTCGGTGTGTTGGTGCTGCAGTGCTTCGGTGTTTGATGGAGTTTTGAGCAGCTCTGATTCCTGTGTTCAGTCCTGCAGTCAGACATTCAGTTTACACACAGAACCAAGT GAGGACGAGCTGTACGCCTGTAAGCGGGGGTGTCGACTCTTCTCTATCTGCCAGTTTGTGGTTGAAACTGAAAATCTGAATCAAACCCAATCTGAGTGTGAATCTG catGTGCTGAAGCGTATAATGGTGAAGAGGAACAGTATGCTTGCTCACTTGGGTGCCAGAATCAGCTTCCATTTGCTCAGCAACAGCAGGAACAG TTGTTAGCAATGATGCCCCGGATTCACCTGCTGTACCCGCTCACCCTGGTGAGAGAAATGTGGGTGGATATGATGAATCAGGCTCAGGAAGTGTTCTCCTCATCCTTGACAGTTTACCTGCAGGCTGATGATGGAAAGATGGTTGTGTTTCAG TCAGAGCCACAGGTCCATCTGATCACTCTGAGAGATGAGCTGAAGGACGAATcac TTTTGGCTGAGGGGCGCAGTGAGCCAGTGTATAGAGAGTACAGTAGCAGTTTGGTACAGGAGCGACTCGGAGTTGTGGCCCACGATCAGAGCAACTTTGAGAACCAAAACGATTTGTTTTCCTGTTTGTCCAG GAGCCCTTGGCTGCCCGGCTGGATCTTAACCACCACACTGATTTTCTCTGTTCTGGTTTTTGTCTGGATCTGCTGTGCTACTGTGGCAACCGCTGCCCACCAGTACCATCCTGTTCAG AAGCTGAGTTTTAATGGAGACCTGGAGTTCATGAAGGAGCAGAAATTGATTCCTTACTCACAGTCCTCTTTGCTGGTGGTCACTTCCTTAGGTACAGATGATGAGGCAGGACCGCTTCCATCCAAGATTAAATTGAACGAAATGTAA